One segment of Gadus chalcogrammus isolate NIFS_2021 chromosome 8, NIFS_Gcha_1.0, whole genome shotgun sequence DNA contains the following:
- the LOC130387936 gene encoding uncharacterized protein LOC130387936, with product MFSIANDAPGPSDGGTGFKGKQMKLLETKQVSQKTVDQAILRFIVQGPQPFSLVEKPSFQDLIVELQPRSAVMSRTTVRRKIDSATSKMKESLKNVMKEDENNNEELVAEGTIEEVGEDCDASDGEEEVELIDVEAILEEDDGLQYQLPKHHRYSPADIAFLGEYVTTMSPVAKSLNKLQGEVNIQMGWLLPTITTLTTKLEKSRPSLRFCKPLVDALLEGLRKRFESMMSEPELIAAAILVPRFKTSWTSNDTVLQLGLSYIKTHLPEHDEGLRSPDTTASSSEDDDFFSNVKPTLSNEISQQLDGYLAATADGVNTVAPYPAVRNLSLKLNTALPASAACERLFSIAGLLFTPRRGSIHSQNFENQLLLKLNKEFIKFD from the exons atgttttcaattgctaacGACGCGCCTGGGCCATCGGATGGTGGAACAGGCTTCAAGGGGAAGCAAATGAAGCTGTTGGAGACCAAGCAGGTGTCTCAGAAGACGGTTGATCAGGCTATCCTCCGCTTCATCGTTCAAGGTCCCCAGCCCTTCTCCCTGGTTGAGAAACCATCCTTTCAAGACCTTATTGTAGAATTGCAACCGAGAAGTGCTGTCATGTCCCGCACAACTGTGCGGCGTAAGATTGATTCAGCTACATCTAAAATGAAAGAAAGTCTCAAGAACGTAATGAAAGAG GACGAAAATAACAATGAAGAGTTAGTTGCAGAAGGCACAATCGAAGAAGTAGGAGAAGATTGTGATGCATCTGATGGTGAAGAGGAGGTGGAACTCATTGATGTGGAAGCCATTCTGGAGGAAGATGATGGGCTTCAGTATCAGCTGCCGAAACATCATCG GTACAGTCCGGCTGACATAGCCTTTTTAGGGGAATATGTCACCACCATGAGTCCAGTTGCGAAGTCCTTGAACAAACTACAAGGTGAAGTCAACATTCAGATGGGCTGGCTGCTCCCGACAATCACCACCCTCACAACCAAGCTTGAAAAGTCCAGACCCTCACTCAGATTTTGCAAGCCACTTGTTGATGCTCTTCTTGAAGGTTTGAGGAAGCGGTTTGAGAGCATGATGTCAGAGCCAGAGCTAATTGCAGCAGCCATACTTGTTCCAAGGTTCAAAACCTCCTGGACCAGCAATGACACAGTCCTACAGCTTG GCCTTAGTTACATCAAGACACATCTGCCAGAACATGATGAAGGTCTTCGGTCTCCTGATACCACAGCATCCTCTTCTGAAGATGATGACTTCTTCTCCAATGTCAAGCCTACACTTTCCAATGAGATAAGTCAGCAACTTGATGGATACCTAGCCGCTACAGCTGATGGAGTGAATACAGTGGCCCCCTATCCAGCTGTGCGTAACCTCTCACTAAAGCTCAACACAGCCCTGCCAGCTTCAGCAGCGTGTGAAAGGCTTTTTAGCATTGCCGGTTTGCTTTTCACCCCAAGAAGGGGATCAATTCATTCACAGAATTTTGAGAACCAACTTCTCCTCAAGTTGAACAAGGAGTTCATAAAATTTGATTGA